A genomic stretch from Desulfolutivibrio sulfodismutans DSM 3696 includes:
- a CDS encoding VanZ family protein has protein sequence MSGRWAIFSRGEGAVGRPLAVAALLVWAASMAAVVYMSLLPDVEMPGDYPDIDKLYHMAGYAWLAFLPCFGFARKRVGLAASLSMILLGCALEYVQGYVPGRMPSLGDMAANTVGVALGVAAGRLLRYRLIPAFRRVVF, from the coding sequence ATGAGCGGGCGGTGGGCGATTTTTTCGCGGGGCGAGGGGGCCGTGGGGCGGCCCCTGGCCGTGGCGGCGCTTCTGGTCTGGGCGGCGTCCATGGCGGCGGTGGTCTACATGTCGCTTCTGCCGGACGTGGAGATGCCCGGCGACTACCCCGACATCGACAAGCTGTACCACATGGCGGGGTATGCCTGGCTGGCGTTTCTGCCGTGTTTCGGATTCGCCCGCAAACGGGTGGGGCTTGCGGCCTCGTTGTCCATGATCCTTTTGGGCTGCGCCCTGGAATACGTCCAGGGCTACGTGCCGGGCCGCATGCCCTCGCTTGGGGACATGGCCGCCAACACGGTCGGTGTGGCGCTTGGCGTCGCGGCCGGGCGGCTTTTGCGCTACCGGCTGATCCCGGCCTTCCGGCGGGTGGTCTTTTGA
- the relB gene encoding type II toxin-antitoxin system RelB family antitoxin — MLTIRLPAELESRLAVLAETTKRPKSFYVREALERSLADMEDVYLAEAALERFRASGEKAVTLEEMERRLDLGD, encoded by the coding sequence ATGTTGACCATCCGGCTTCCGGCTGAACTTGAGTCGCGGCTTGCCGTCCTGGCCGAGACGACCAAGCGGCCGAAAAGCTTCTATGTGCGCGAGGCCCTGGAACGCAGTCTGGCGGACATGGAGGACGTGTATCTTGCGGAGGCCGCCTTGGAGCGGTTTCGGGCCAGCGGCGAAAAGGCCGTGACCTTGGAGGAGATGGAGCGCCGCCTTGACCTGGGCGATTGA
- a CDS encoding threonine/serine exporter family protein — translation MPGMAADVAVKALLGAVAATGFAVLFNAPRYTLVWCAACGALGLTLRTLAMACGIGVELATLFASTAVSAFSFWPHNRLTLPTHIFSIPGVINMVPGVYAYQAMTGFLRFVQEKDQAIFLSAWHDLLTMTTILMALAFGLVLPSLCLRIEKKTL, via the coding sequence ATGCCGGGCATGGCGGCGGATGTGGCCGTGAAGGCCCTGCTCGGGGCCGTGGCCGCCACGGGATTTGCGGTGCTTTTCAACGCCCCGCGCTACACGCTGGTCTGGTGCGCGGCCTGCGGCGCGCTGGGGCTGACGCTGCGCACCCTGGCCATGGCCTGCGGAATCGGGGTGGAGCTGGCCACGCTTTTCGCCTCAACCGCCGTCAGCGCCTTCTCGTTTTGGCCGCACAACCGGCTGACCCTGCCCACCCACATCTTTTCCATCCCCGGGGTCATCAACATGGTGCCCGGGGTCTACGCCTATCAGGCCATGACGGGGTTTCTGCGCTTCGTCCAGGAAAAGGACCAGGCGATTTTTCTTTCGGCCTGGCATGACCTGTTGACCATGACCACCATCCTCATGGCCCTGGCCTTCGGGCTGGTGCTGCCCAGCCTGTGCCTGCGCATCGAAAAAAAGACCCTGTGA
- the uvrA gene encoding excinuclease ABC subunit UvrA: protein MSFSPVIHIEGARHHNLKNLTLDIPRDRLVVICGPSGSGKSTLAFDIIYAEGQRRYVESLSAYARQFLPQLDKPQVDKIEGLSPAISLEQQSATRNPRSTVGTVTEIHDFLRVFFARLGRPYCPGCGKPIQARTLDEILADLMAMPEGTKILLMAPLVEHQKGTQADRLKKLKSQGFVRVRVDGQVMGLDPLPELEKNKRHSIELVVDRLVVKPDIRSRLADSVELALSHGQGRLVVAVVADKDAKTPADRTFSTQSSCPDCKISVPKPTPQLFSFNGPQGACPSCGGIGSVEYYEPALLAPNKGLSLRQGAVLPWRGDRVLARHAKALEALGARHGFTMDTPLAEFSPEALQALFFGDKEARFTGVVNLLEKGQAFGSIWRDELSRYRQSRPCPACGGARLRPESLAVRVGDLNIHEFCSLSIERALAWLSGLAFTGASAVVAVPLLKELTHRMAFLAGVGLDYLSLARNMATLSGGEAQRIRLAGQLGSGLVGVTYVLDEPSIGLHPRDNARLLETLRRLQGRGNTVLVVEHDEATIKSADHVIELGPGSGWLGGEIVYQGDVDGMLADKDSLTGKFLRGDMVIARPETRRAPTGYLKLRGARANNLKNLDCAIPLGCLTCVTGVSGSGKSSLVVDTLYKHLALSRGIKVDAPGEIGGIEGAAAIEKIVSIDQTPIGRTPRSNPATYTKVFDEIRNIFAATKDARKRGYKPGRFSFNVSGGRCEACGGDGQIRVEMHFLPDIFVTCEVCGGLRYNRETLEVQYKGFNISQVLDMTVRQAGDFFENYPALKRRLDVLGEVGLEYLRLGQPATTLSGGEAQRIKISRELGKRSLPGTLYILDEPTTGLHMVEVGKLIAVLQKLVDRGASVVVIEHNTDVIMAADHVIDLGPGGGEAGGRIVSQGTPEEIMADPESITGRFLV, encoded by the coding sequence ATGTCCTTTTCGCCGGTTATCCATATCGAGGGCGCACGCCACCACAACCTGAAAAATCTCACCTTGGACATCCCCCGCGACAGGCTGGTGGTCATCTGCGGCCCCAGCGGCTCGGGCAAGTCCACCCTGGCCTTCGACATCATCTACGCCGAGGGGCAGCGCCGCTACGTGGAGTCGCTGTCGGCCTACGCCCGCCAGTTTCTGCCCCAGCTCGACAAGCCCCAGGTGGACAAGATCGAGGGCCTGTCCCCGGCCATCTCCCTTGAGCAGCAGTCGGCCACCCGCAACCCGCGCTCCACCGTGGGCACCGTGACCGAGATCCACGATTTCCTGCGCGTGTTTTTCGCCCGCCTGGGCCGCCCCTACTGCCCCGGCTGCGGCAAGCCCATCCAGGCCCGCACCCTGGACGAGATCCTGGCCGACCTCATGGCCATGCCCGAAGGCACGAAGATCCTGCTCATGGCCCCCCTGGTGGAGCACCAGAAGGGAACCCAGGCCGACCGCTTAAAAAAGCTGAAAAGCCAGGGCTTCGTCCGCGTGCGCGTGGACGGCCAGGTCATGGGCCTGGACCCCCTGCCGGAACTGGAAAAAAACAAGCGCCACAGCATCGAACTGGTGGTGGACCGACTGGTGGTCAAGCCGGACATCCGCTCCAGGCTGGCCGACTCCGTGGAACTGGCCCTAAGCCACGGCCAGGGACGGCTGGTGGTGGCCGTGGTCGCCGATAAAGACGCCAAGACCCCGGCGGATCGCACCTTCTCCACCCAAAGCTCCTGCCCGGACTGCAAGATCAGCGTGCCCAAGCCCACGCCGCAGCTTTTTTCCTTCAACGGCCCCCAGGGGGCCTGCCCCTCGTGCGGCGGCATCGGCTCCGTGGAATATTACGAACCAGCGCTTCTGGCCCCCAACAAGGGGCTCTCCCTGCGCCAGGGGGCCGTCCTGCCCTGGCGCGGCGACCGCGTGCTGGCCCGCCACGCCAAAGCCCTGGAGGCCCTGGGGGCGCGCCACGGGTTCACCATGGACACCCCCCTGGCGGAATTCTCCCCCGAGGCGCTGCAGGCGCTCTTTTTCGGAGACAAAGAGGCCCGATTCACGGGCGTGGTGAACCTGCTGGAAAAAGGACAGGCCTTCGGCTCCATCTGGCGCGACGAACTGTCGCGCTACCGGCAAAGCCGCCCCTGTCCGGCCTGCGGCGGGGCGCGGCTGCGGCCCGAGTCGCTGGCCGTGCGGGTCGGGGATCTGAACATCCACGAGTTCTGCTCCCTGTCCATCGAGCGGGCCCTGGCCTGGCTGTCCGGGCTGGCGTTCACCGGGGCCTCGGCCGTGGTGGCCGTGCCGCTTTTGAAGGAACTCACCCACCGCATGGCGTTTCTGGCCGGGGTGGGCCTGGACTACCTGAGCCTGGCCCGCAACATGGCCACCCTGTCCGGCGGCGAGGCCCAGCGCATCCGGCTGGCCGGACAGCTCGGCTCGGGGCTGGTGGGCGTGACGTATGTCCTGGACGAACCGAGCATCGGCCTGCACCCGCGCGACAACGCGAGGCTTCTGGAGACGCTTCGCCGCCTGCAGGGCCGGGGCAACACGGTCCTGGTCGTCGAGCACGACGAGGCCACCATCAAAAGCGCCGACCACGTCATCGAGCTTGGGCCGGGATCGGGCTGGCTGGGAGGGGAGATCGTCTATCAGGGCGACGTGGACGGCATGCTGGCGGACAAGGACTCGCTGACGGGCAAGTTTTTGCGCGGCGACATGGTCATCGCCCGCCCTGAAACACGCCGCGCGCCCACGGGATACCTGAAGCTTCGCGGGGCGCGCGCCAACAACTTAAAAAACCTGGACTGCGCCATCCCCTTAGGCTGCCTGACCTGCGTCACCGGCGTGTCCGGCTCGGGCAAAAGCTCGCTGGTGGTGGACACCCTGTACAAGCATCTGGCCCTGTCCCGGGGCATCAAGGTGGACGCACCGGGCGAGATCGGCGGCATCGAGGGCGCGGCGGCCATCGAAAAAATCGTGTCCATCGACCAGACGCCCATCGGCCGCACGCCGCGCTCCAACCCGGCCACCTACACCAAGGTCTTCGACGAGATACGAAACATCTTCGCGGCCACCAAGGACGCCCGCAAGCGCGGCTACAAGCCCGGCCGTTTCAGCTTCAACGTCAGCGGCGGCCGCTGCGAGGCCTGCGGCGGCGACGGCCAGATACGGGTGGAGATGCATTTTCTGCCGGACATCTTCGTCACCTGCGAGGTCTGCGGCGGCCTGCGCTACAACCGCGAGACCCTGGAGGTGCAGTACAAGGGCTTTAACATCTCGCAGGTGCTGGACATGACCGTGCGCCAGGCCGGGGACTTTTTCGAGAACTACCCGGCCTTGAAACGCCGCCTGGACGTGCTCGGCGAAGTCGGGCTGGAATACCTGCGCCTGGGGCAACCGGCCACCACGCTCTCGGGCGGCGAGGCCCAGCGCATCAAAATCTCGCGCGAGCTCGGCAAGCGCAGCCTGCCCGGCACGCTGTACATCCTGGACGAGCCGACCACGGGCCTGCACATGGTGGAGGTGGGCAAGCTCATCGCCGTGCTGCAAAAGCTGGTGGATCGCGGGGCCAGCGTGGTGGTCATCGAACACAACACCGACGTGATCATGGCTGCGGACCACGTCATCGACCTGGGCCCCGGCGGCGGCGAGGCCGGGGGGCGCATCGTGTCCCAGGGCACGCCCGAGGAGATCATGGCCGACCCGGAGTCGATCACCGGGCGGTTTTTGGTGTAG
- a CDS encoding (2Fe-2S) ferredoxin domain-containing protein, with protein sequence MEKPKHLILCCASFRMKGEPKGICHKKGSHSLLGYMEEGVLDRDIDARVISTGCMKQCEDGPVVIVMPENYWYKGIDSEDAVDEILDALEGGEAAEERLFT encoded by the coding sequence ATGGAGAAGCCGAAACATCTCATTTTGTGCTGCGCCAGCTTCCGGATGAAGGGCGAACCCAAGGGCATCTGCCACAAGAAGGGTTCGCATTCGCTTCTGGGATATATGGAAGAAGGGGTGCTGGACCGGGATATCGACGCCCGGGTGATCAGCACCGGCTGCATGAAGCAGTGTGAGGACGGCCCGGTGGTCATCGTGATGCCCGAAAACTATTGGTACAAGGGCATCGACAGCGAGGACGCCGTGGATGAGATCCTGGACGCGCTGGAGGGCGGCGAGGCCGCCGAAGAGCGTCTGTTCACCTAA
- a CDS encoding threonine/serine exporter family protein yields the protein MDDASQTQPDIPREHASLEKALTPAIRAGAIMFASGGEIDKVRRAIASMLRGHSLEHIHILVAHNALMVTVVHHGEVMTQVQSIDGHGVDFNKIAAVYRLAKKAHRGNYPPDALRGKVEAIRRLGRVYPRTLAAACAALACGAFAVIFGGGVAAFLVTALAAFLGAWTRFLLAGMRFNVVLVFGLSSFVATYAALVLSEFLPDRQYAEMAAVLFLIPGVPLIDAFEEIIRGYFTVGLTRAVMGLMMILALSAGMTLALVVKGLW from the coding sequence ATGGACGACGCCAGCCAGACCCAGCCGGACATCCCCCGCGAGCACGCCAGCCTGGAGAAGGCCCTGACCCCGGCTATCCGGGCCGGGGCCATCATGTTCGCCTCGGGCGGCGAGATCGACAAGGTGCGCCGCGCCATCGCCAGCATGCTGCGCGGCCACAGCCTGGAACACATCCACATCCTCGTGGCCCACAACGCGCTCATGGTCACCGTGGTGCATCACGGCGAGGTCATGACCCAGGTCCAGAGCATCGATGGGCATGGCGTGGACTTCAACAAGATCGCGGCGGTCTACCGGCTGGCCAAGAAGGCCCACCGGGGAAACTATCCGCCCGATGCCCTGCGGGGCAAGGTGGAGGCCATCCGGCGCCTGGGGCGCGTCTACCCCCGGACGCTCGCCGCGGCCTGCGCCGCCCTGGCCTGCGGCGCCTTCGCCGTGATTTTCGGCGGCGGCGTGGCGGCGTTTCTGGTCACGGCCCTGGCGGCCTTCCTGGGGGCCTGGACCCGGTTTCTTCTGGCGGGCATGCGTTTCAACGTGGTGCTGGTTTTTGGCCTCAGTTCGTTTGTGGCCACCTATGCCGCGCTGGTGTTGTCGGAGTTTCTTCCGGATCGGCAGTATGCGGAGATGGCGGCGGTGCTGTTTCTCATTCCCGGCGTGCCGCTCATCGATGCCTTTGAGGAGATCATCCGGGGCTATTTCACGGTGGGCCTGACCCGGGCGGTGATGGGGCTCATGATGATCCTGGCCCTGTCGGCGGGCATGACGCTGGCCCTGGTGGTCAAGGGGCTGTGGTGA
- the nifE gene encoding nitrogenase iron-molybdenum cofactor biosynthesis protein NifE: MEHAILEERKDQVHVKGSGPFAMACNRDSLAGAVSQRACVFCGSRVVLYPIADALHLVHGPIGCAVYTWDIRGALSSGPELHRLSFSTDLQERDVIFGGEKKLKAALLELIARHSPKAAFVYATCIVGIIGDDVGSVCRQVAEETGIPVIPVQSEGFKGNKREGYAAACKAMFTLVGTGDVSDVPKVSINILGDFNLAGEIWIIREYFERMGVAVVANITGDGRVDDIRRAHGAGLNVVQCSGATMELAKMLQDKYDIPFIRASYLGIEDMADSLYAVAEHFKDRDPGIVARTKALVREELSKLLPELKKYRKDLEGKKAAIYVGGAFKAFSLIKAFKHLGMRVVLVGSQTGTQEDYEELAAICDPDTIIVDDTNPLELSHFIKEKDVDVFVGGVKERPIAFKLGVGFCDHNHERKEALEGFVGMLNFAKEIHASVTSPVWRFVPRREIRGRKS; encoded by the coding sequence ATGGAACACGCCATCCTCGAAGAACGAAAGGATCAGGTCCACGTCAAGGGCAGCGGCCCCTTCGCCATGGCCTGCAACCGCGACAGCCTGGCCGGGGCGGTGAGCCAGCGGGCCTGCGTGTTCTGCGGGTCGCGGGTGGTCCTCTACCCCATCGCCGACGCCCTGCATCTGGTGCATGGCCCCATCGGCTGCGCGGTCTACACCTGGGACATCCGGGGCGCCCTGTCGTCAGGGCCGGAGCTGCACCGCCTCAGCTTCTCAACCGACCTTCAGGAACGCGACGTCATCTTCGGCGGCGAAAAAAAGCTCAAGGCCGCCCTGCTCGAACTCATTGCCCGCCACAGCCCCAAGGCGGCCTTTGTCTACGCCACCTGCATCGTGGGCATCATCGGCGACGATGTGGGCTCGGTGTGCCGCCAGGTGGCCGAGGAGACCGGCATCCCGGTCATCCCGGTGCAGTCCGAAGGCTTCAAGGGCAACAAGCGCGAGGGCTACGCCGCCGCCTGCAAGGCCATGTTTACGCTTGTGGGCACGGGCGACGTGTCGGATGTGCCCAAGGTCAGCATCAACATCCTGGGCGACTTCAACCTGGCCGGGGAAATCTGGATCATCCGGGAATATTTCGAGCGCATGGGCGTGGCCGTGGTGGCCAACATCACCGGCGACGGCCGGGTGGACGACATCCGCCGGGCGCACGGCGCGGGCTTAAACGTGGTGCAGTGTTCCGGGGCCACCATGGAGCTGGCCAAGATGCTCCAGGACAAATACGACATCCCGTTCATCCGGGCCTCGTACCTGGGCATTGAGGACATGGCCGACTCGCTCTACGCCGTGGCCGAACACTTCAAAGACCGCGACCCGGGCATCGTGGCCCGCACCAAGGCCCTGGTGCGCGAGGAACTCTCGAAGCTTCTGCCCGAGCTCAAAAAGTATCGCAAAGACCTGGAAGGCAAAAAGGCCGCCATCTACGTGGGCGGGGCCTTCAAGGCCTTCTCGCTGATCAAGGCCTTCAAGCACCTGGGCATGCGCGTGGTGCTGGTGGGCTCCCAGACCGGCACCCAGGAGGACTACGAGGAACTGGCCGCCATCTGCGACCCGGACACGATCATCGTGGACGACACCAACCCGCTCGAACTGTCGCATTTCATCAAGGAAAAGGATGTGGACGTGTTCGTGGGCGGGGTCAAGGAACGGCCCATCGCCTTCAAGCTCGGCGTCGGCTTTTGCGACCACAACCACGAGCGCAAGGAGGCCCTGGAAGGCTTCGTGGGCATGCTCAACTTCGCCAAAGAAATCCACGCCTCGGTCACAAGCCCGGTGTGGCGCTTCGTGCCCCGGCGCGAGATTCGGGGGAGAAAATCATGA
- a CDS encoding type II toxin-antitoxin system RelE family toxin encodes MTWAIELTPEAAKALAHLGNEAERRVVRFLRERVSRLDDPRTIGEPLKGSQFAGLWRYRAGDYRILCEIQDERVTILVVLVGHRREVYKGR; translated from the coding sequence TTGACCTGGGCGATTGAGTTGACGCCCGAGGCGGCGAAGGCCCTGGCGCACCTGGGGAACGAGGCGGAGCGGCGGGTTGTGAGGTTTTTGCGCGAGCGGGTTTCCCGGCTGGACGACCCGCGCACCATCGGCGAACCGCTCAAAGGGTCGCAGTTCGCGGGGCTGTGGCGCTACCGGGCCGGGGACTATCGGATTTTGTGCGAAATCCAGGATGAGCGGGTCACGATTCTGGTGGTGCTGGTGGGGCACCGGCGGGAGGTGTATAAAGGGCGGTGA
- a CDS encoding nitrogenase component 1, giving the protein MKDAPFVSTTNACKLCTPLGAALAFRGIEGAIPFLHGSQGCATYMRRYIISHFREPMDIASSALGEKQAVFGGGPNLKKGILNVMEKYGATMVGVASTCLTETIGDDVPRLVYEFKKEFADLPLPEIVTVATPSYSGTHMDGWHAAVAATAGQLADPDAPKHDGINVLPGLISPEDIRHLRDIFEDFGLTATILPDISDTMDGPALLDYEKIPSGGTPLADIHAMSGARATLEFGRVLGLAESAGHVLSRRFGVPCISLGLPMGIRETDALFTALEEVSGRPTPSRYVRERGRYVDALVDGHKYVSGKRAVVYGEEDLVVGLTAFLAEIGVHPVLVATGGKDKRLKAAIAEACGDMVPELPSIREGVDFFDIAAEAGELAPDLMVGHSKGYRYAREWNVPLIRVGFPIHDRFGGQRLRHVAYGGAQAMFDRIVNAVLGRKQDVSPVGYGYL; this is encoded by the coding sequence ATGAAAGACGCGCCCTTCGTCTCCACCACCAACGCCTGCAAGCTGTGTACGCCCTTGGGCGCGGCCCTGGCCTTCCGGGGCATCGAGGGGGCCATCCCCTTCCTGCACGGCTCCCAGGGCTGCGCCACCTACATGCGCCGCTACATCATCAGCCATTTCCGCGAGCCCATGGACATCGCCTCCTCGGCGCTTGGCGAAAAGCAGGCGGTCTTCGGCGGCGGCCCCAATCTCAAAAAGGGCATCCTAAACGTCATGGAGAAGTACGGGGCCACCATGGTCGGCGTGGCCTCCACCTGCTTGACCGAGACCATCGGCGACGACGTGCCCCGGCTGGTCTACGAATTCAAGAAGGAATTCGCGGACCTGCCCCTGCCCGAGATCGTGACCGTGGCCACCCCCAGCTATTCCGGCACCCACATGGACGGCTGGCACGCCGCCGTGGCGGCCACGGCCGGACAACTGGCCGATCCCGACGCCCCGAAGCACGACGGCATCAACGTCCTGCCCGGGCTCATCTCCCCCGAGGACATCCGGCACTTACGAGACATCTTCGAGGACTTCGGCCTCACCGCCACCATCCTGCCCGACATCTCCGACACCATGGATGGCCCGGCCCTGCTCGACTACGAGAAAATCCCCTCCGGCGGCACCCCGCTGGCGGACATCCATGCCATGTCCGGGGCCAGGGCCACCCTGGAATTCGGCCGCGTGCTGGGGCTGGCCGAAAGCGCCGGACATGTGCTGTCGCGCCGCTTCGGCGTGCCGTGCATCTCCCTGGGCCTGCCCATGGGCATCCGCGAGACCGACGCCCTGTTTACGGCCCTGGAAGAGGTCTCCGGACGTCCCACGCCTAGCCGCTACGTCCGCGAACGCGGCCGCTACGTGGACGCCCTGGTGGACGGCCACAAATACGTCTCGGGCAAGCGGGCCGTGGTCTACGGCGAGGAAGACCTGGTGGTCGGCCTGACCGCCTTTCTGGCCGAGATCGGCGTGCATCCGGTCCTGGTGGCCACGGGCGGCAAGGACAAGCGCCTGAAGGCCGCCATCGCCGAGGCCTGCGGCGACATGGTCCCCGAGCTGCCGTCCATCCGCGAGGGCGTGGATTTCTTCGACATCGCGGCCGAGGCCGGGGAGCTGGCCCCGGATCTGATGGTCGGCCACAGCAAGGGCTACCGCTACGCCCGGGAATGGAACGTGCCGCTTATCCGGGTCGGCTTCCCCATCCATGACCGCTTCGGCGGCCAGCGCCTGCGCCATGTCGCCTACGGCGGGGCCCAGGCCATGTTCGACCGCATCGTCAACGCCGTGCTTGGCCGCAAACAAGACGTCAGTCCCGTGGGCTACGGCTACCTGTAA
- the nifB gene encoding nitrogenase cofactor biosynthesis protein NifB — MDIQRDLSRHPCFNKEASGQCGRVHLPIAPKCNIKCNYCDRKHDCVNESRPGVSSAVLTPVQAMAYMEEVLEKEPRITVAGIAGPGDPMANWAETHHTLKLLKERFPHLLFCLSSNGLALPGHVDELAEVGATHVTVTINAVDPDVGEKVYSWVRDGKLILRGRAAAELLISRQLESVRLLAAKGITVKVNTIVVPGINDHHVGEISKTVAALGANIHNIMAMFPTPNTPFAEIPEPTKDQIAAARQLSAAYLPQMTHCRRCRADAVGLLCSDRSGEFSDMLRACSKVVPGADESRPYVAVATREGMLINLHLGEAWAFQIYGKNEGGLFLVEERAAPEPGGGPRRWEELARVLKDCRAVLCSSYGETPAKLLMERGIMVHGCSGLVEDGVEEIFGTGDLTSLKSRRKGLSGACRCSGGSGEGCG; from the coding sequence ATGGATATCCAAAGGGATCTCTCCCGCCACCCCTGTTTCAACAAGGAAGCCTCGGGACAGTGCGGACGGGTGCATCTGCCCATAGCCCCCAAATGCAACATCAAGTGCAACTACTGTGATCGCAAGCACGACTGCGTCAACGAGTCCCGGCCCGGCGTCTCCAGCGCCGTGCTCACCCCGGTTCAGGCCATGGCCTACATGGAAGAGGTGCTGGAAAAAGAGCCGCGCATCACCGTGGCCGGCATCGCCGGGCCCGGCGACCCCATGGCCAACTGGGCCGAGACGCACCACACCCTGAAACTCCTCAAGGAACGCTTCCCGCACCTGCTGTTTTGCCTGTCCTCCAACGGCCTGGCCCTGCCCGGCCATGTGGACGAACTGGCCGAGGTCGGGGCCACCCACGTCACCGTGACCATCAACGCCGTGGACCCGGACGTGGGCGAGAAGGTCTATTCCTGGGTGCGCGACGGCAAGCTCATCCTGCGCGGCCGGGCCGCCGCCGAGCTGCTCATCAGCCGCCAGCTCGAATCCGTGCGCCTGCTCGCCGCCAAGGGCATCACCGTCAAGGTCAACACCATCGTGGTCCCGGGCATAAACGACCACCATGTGGGCGAGATTTCCAAGACCGTGGCTGCGCTTGGCGCGAACATCCACAACATCATGGCCATGTTCCCCACGCCCAATACGCCTTTCGCGGAGATTCCCGAGCCCACCAAGGACCAGATCGCCGCCGCCAGACAGCTCTCGGCCGCGTACCTGCCCCAGATGACCCACTGCCGCCGCTGCCGGGCCGACGCCGTGGGGCTTTTGTGTTCCGACCGCTCGGGGGAATTCAGCGACATGCTGCGGGCCTGCTCCAAGGTCGTCCCCGGGGCGGACGAGAGTCGGCCCTACGTGGCCGTGGCCACCCGCGAAGGCATGCTCATCAACCTGCACCTGGGCGAGGCCTGGGCCTTTCAGATTTACGGCAAAAACGAGGGCGGCCTCTTTTTGGTGGAGGAGCGCGCCGCGCCCGAGCCCGGCGGCGGCCCGCGCCGCTGGGAGGAGTTGGCCCGGGTGCTTAAGGACTGCCGCGCCGTCTTGTGTTCGTCCTACGGCGAGACCCCGGCCAAGCTCCTCATGGAACGCGGCATCATGGTCCACGGCTGCTCGGGCCTCGTCGAAGACGGGGTGGAGGAAATATTCGGGACCGGCGACCTGACCAGCCTCAAGTCGCGCCGTAAGGGCCTGTCCGGGGCCTGCCGGTGCAGCGGCGGCAGCGGCGAGGGATGTGGGTGA
- a CDS encoding type II toxin-antitoxin system Phd/YefM family antitoxin has protein sequence MRQVSLSYVKNRLSAIMDQVYADGKPIVITRPDGPSVVLMSLPGYNGLEETLYLLASPANATRLRASLAHARSGEVCEKSGIPL, from the coding sequence ATGCGCCAAGTGTCTCTCTCTTATGTTAAAAATCGGTTATCTGCCATCATGGATCAAGTCTACGCTGACGGCAAACCAATCGTCATCACCAGACCGGACGGCCCATCCGTCGTTCTGATGTCCCTGCCCGGCTACAACGGCCTGGAAGAGACGCTCTATCTCTTGGCATCGCCAGCCAACGCAACCCGGCTGCGGGCCAGTCTGGCCCATGCGCGTTCGGGCGAGGTCTGCGAAAAATCCGGTATCCCGCTGTAA